One region of Pieris rapae chromosome Z, ilPieRapa1.1, whole genome shotgun sequence genomic DNA includes:
- the LOC110999843 gene encoding galactosylgalactosylxylosylprotein 3-beta-glucuronosyltransferase S isoform X1 — protein sequence MRYWKVFKSIFVMGFIVSVMWLMFSWSSMELIRYASMDPRSIPITVKNKLCHVNYNDERVFINNSSDLKMIYYVTPTYPRPEQVPELTRLAHTLMHVPKIHWIVADDQSLCSKDVANILRRTGLPYTHISSPKPYIYKGTNFPRGVANRRAALSWLQENADEGVLYFGDDDNTIDLQLFDEIRLTKKVSMFPVGLIGDYGVSSPVVKDGKVVGFFDSWPGSRMFAVDMAGFAVNIEFLKPSANMPYIAGHEEDRFLVSLGLKLEDIEPLAANCSKVLVWHTKTVKYKKPTLRVDIKKLDDVNAYKYFVNLLKEISRLGMASISNSNGTKPYITRNRKSYETVAGLH from the exons ATGAGATATTGGAAAgtctttaaaagtatttttgtaatggGTTTTATAGTAAGTGTTATGTGGCTAATGTTTTCATGGAGCAGTATGGAGTTAatcag ATATGCGTCAATGGATCCTAGAAGTATTCCaataactgttaaaaataaattatgtcatGTAAATTACAATGATGAAAgagtgtttataaataatagttcagatttaaaaatgatatactATGTAACACCAACCTACCCAAGACCAGAACAAGTGCCAGAGTTGACAAGACTTGCTCATACATTGATGCATGTACCAAAAATTCATTGGATAGTAGCAGATGACCAATCATTATGTTCAAAAGATGTTGCTAATATTCTTAG aCGTACTGGCCTGCCATATACACACATATCTAGTCCAAagccatatatatataaaggaaCAAACTTCCCTCGTGGAGTTGCAAATCGTCGTGCTGCACTCTCCTGGCTTCAAGAAAATGCAGATGAAGGAGTTCTTTACTTTGGAGATGATGATAATACTATTGATCTACAATTATTTGATGAAATCAGACTTACTAAAAAAGTATCAATGTTTCCTGTAGGCCTGATAGGAGATTATGGTGTTTCTTCACCTGTTGTCAAGGATGGGAAG GTGGTCGGGTTTTTTGATTCGTGGCCTGGTTCAAGAATGTTTGCAGTTGATATGGCTGGATTTGCTGTGAACATTGAGTTTCTAAAGCCCTCTGCTAACATGCCATACATTGCTGGCCATGAAGAGGACAGATTTTTGGTTAGTTTAGGATTAAAATTGGAAGACATTGAACCTCTTGCTGCTAATTGCTCGAAGGTACTTGTCTGGCATAcaaaaacagttaaatataAGAAGCCAACATTACGTgtagatattaaaaagttagaTGATGTTaatgcttataaatattttgttaatcttCTTAAAGAAATTAGCAGGCTAGGTATGGCAAGCATCAGTAATAGCAATGGCACTAAGCCTTACATAACAAGAAATAGAAAATCCTATGAAACTGTAGCTGGCTTACACTAA
- the LOC110999843 gene encoding galactosylgalactosylxylosylprotein 3-beta-glucuronosyltransferase S isoform X2, translated as MRYWKVFKSIFVMGFIVSVMWLMFSWSSMELIRYASMDPRSIPITVKNKLCHVNYNDERVFINNSSDLKMIYYVTPTYPRPEQVPELTRLAHTLMHVPKIHWIVADDQSLCSKDVANILRRTGLPYTHISSPKPYIYKGTNFPRGVANRRAALSWLQENADEGVLYFGDDDNTIDLQLFDEIRLTKKVSMFPVGLIGDYGVSSPVVKDGKVVGFFDSWPGSRMFAVDMAGFAVNIEFLKPSANMPYIAGHEEDRFLVVAPTLV; from the exons ATGAGATATTGGAAAgtctttaaaagtatttttgtaatggGTTTTATAGTAAGTGTTATGTGGCTAATGTTTTCATGGAGCAGTATGGAGTTAatcag ATATGCGTCAATGGATCCTAGAAGTATTCCaataactgttaaaaataaattatgtcatGTAAATTACAATGATGAAAgagtgtttataaataatagttcagatttaaaaatgatatactATGTAACACCAACCTACCCAAGACCAGAACAAGTGCCAGAGTTGACAAGACTTGCTCATACATTGATGCATGTACCAAAAATTCATTGGATAGTAGCAGATGACCAATCATTATGTTCAAAAGATGTTGCTAATATTCTTAG aCGTACTGGCCTGCCATATACACACATATCTAGTCCAAagccatatatatataaaggaaCAAACTTCCCTCGTGGAGTTGCAAATCGTCGTGCTGCACTCTCCTGGCTTCAAGAAAATGCAGATGAAGGAGTTCTTTACTTTGGAGATGATGATAATACTATTGATCTACAATTATTTGATGAAATCAGACTTACTAAAAAAGTATCAATGTTTCCTGTAGGCCTGATAGGAGATTATGGTGTTTCTTCACCTGTTGTCAAGGATGGGAAG GTGGTCGGGTTTTTTGATTCGTGGCCTGGTTCAAGAATGTTTGCAGTTGATATGGCTGGATTTGCTGTGAACATTGAGTTTCTAAAGCCCTCTGCTAACATGCCATACATTGCTGGCCATGAAGAGGACAGATTTTTG gTGGTTGCACCTACACTTGTCTAA
- the LOC110999854 gene encoding L-galactose dehydrogenase, with translation MKYNELGATGLKVSHVSCGGAAFSNIYGVFDEQRSVELIQETLKRGVNYIETGPWYGQGSSERTIGKALKGIPRDSYYIGSKVGRYEKETEKMFDFSAEKTEVGLNNTLDLLGLDYVDLIQVHDVTFAPDMSVVLKETLPTLERAVRDGKARYIGIADYDIDIMQELVEESEVKISSILSYAKSTLFDNRLQNYTKYFKDKGIGVINAAATGMGLLTNKGPEPWHPASDDIRAVCKCAAEYCKKYNVELARIATWFTLNQPGIDTNICGFWNIEQMCDTVDVMEKGLTDLEERILNEVQTRFFDKITFHWDHVELPVYKQKINQINKGI, from the exons ATGAAATACAACGAACTTGGTGCCACTGGGTTAAAAGTGTCACATGTAAGCTGTGGAGGAGCGGCATTCAGCAACATTTATGG AGTTTTCGATGAACAAAGGTCTGTAGAACTTATTCAAGAAACTTTGAAGCGGGGAGTAAACTATATAGAGACCGGTCCCTGGTACGGACAAGGAAGTTCAGAACGAACGATTGGGAAG GCACTTAAAGGAATACCAAGAGATTCGTATTACATTGGCAGTAAAGTTGGAAGATATGAGAAAGAAACCGAAAAAATGTTCGACTTTTCGGCCGAAAAAACCGAAGTAGGCTTGAATAACACGCTTGATCTTCTCGGCTTAGATTACGTTGACTTGATTCAG GTTCATGATGTAACGTTTGCTCCAGATATGTCGGTCGTCTTGAAAGAAACGTTACCCACTCTTGAGCGTGCTGTGAGGGACGGTAAAGCACGATACATTGGCATTGCTGACTATGACATAGACATTATGCAAGAACTTGTTGAAGAATCAGAGGTCAAAATATCCTCAATATTATCTTACGCAAAATCGACACTCTTCGATAATCGATTACAGAactacacaaaatatttcaag gATAAAGGAATTGGAGTTATTAACGCTGCAGCCACTGGCATGGGGCTTCTAACAAACAAAGGTCCCGAACCATGGCATCCCGCTAGCGATGACATTAGAGCTGTCTGCAAATGCGCAGCGGAATATTGTAAG aaatacaatGTGGAGCTGGCACGAATAGCGACATGGTTTACTCTTAACCAACCAGGTATAGATACAAACATCTGTGGATTTTGGAACATTGAGCAAATGTGTGACACCGTCGATGTCATGGAAAAGGGTCTGACAGACTTAGAAGAGAGAATATTGAATGAAGTACAGACCAG attCTTTGACAAGATCACATTCCACTGGGATCACGTCGAATTACcagtatataaacaaaaaattaatcaaataaataaaggtatatag